A genomic segment from uncultured Desulfuromonas sp. encodes:
- a CDS encoding ABC transporter ATP-binding protein: protein MALIELSQLCKTYQSGEQQIKAVDHVDLTIEAGEFCVLAGPSGSGKTTLLNLIGCLDEPTSGTIRLDGEETSSRSVRELADFRLHNIGFIFQAYNLIPVLTAEENAAFALMLLKVPVEQRRQRVRELFATLGLEGLEKRKPSDLSGGQQQRVAVARAMASSPSVILADEPTANLDSATSEHLLEMMHQLNREQGTTFVFSSHDPLVINKAERVIELHDGQLRSDVRREH, encoded by the coding sequence ATGGCCCTGATCGAACTGAGCCAACTGTGCAAAACCTACCAAAGCGGCGAGCAACAGATCAAAGCCGTCGACCATGTCGATCTGACCATCGAAGCCGGAGAGTTCTGCGTGCTGGCCGGACCGTCCGGCAGTGGTAAGACCACCCTGCTCAACCTGATCGGCTGCCTTGATGAACCGACCTCGGGCACCATTCGCCTTGATGGCGAGGAAACCAGCTCGCGCAGTGTCCGTGAACTGGCCGACTTCCGCCTGCACAACATCGGCTTTATCTTTCAGGCCTACAATCTGATCCCGGTACTTACGGCTGAAGAAAACGCTGCCTTTGCCCTGATGCTGCTCAAGGTTCCGGTGGAACAACGTCGCCAGCGTGTTCGTGAACTGTTCGCCACCCTGGGACTTGAAGGGCTGGAAAAACGCAAACCGTCCGACCTGTCCGGCGGCCAGCAACAACGCGTAGCCGTGGCTCGCGCCATGGCCAGTTCGCCTTCAGTTATTCTCGCCGACGAACCCACCGCTAACCTCGATTCTGCCACCAGTGAACACCTGTTGGAGATGATGCACCAGCTCAATCGTGAACAGGGTACCACCTTTGTCTTCAGCTCTCACGATCCCCTTGTCATCAATAAAGCGGAGCGAGTCATTGAACTTCACGATGGCCAGTTACGCAGCGATGTCCGACGAGAGCACTAA